A window of Rhodococcus sp. SGAir0479 contains these coding sequences:
- a CDS encoding RNHCP domain-containing protein — protein sequence MSRRNGRSERPQRGKPMHRDAPARRGTSFRCLGCGLDVSMRAPGTAHRNHCPTCLCSRHVDRDVPGDRAAGCGGRMDPISISVRGGGEWVIIHRCSACGAVGANRVAGDDNPLSLVRLAVRPLSHLDRVR from the coding sequence ATGTCACGCAGGAACGGTAGGAGCGAGCGTCCGCAACGGGGCAAACCGATGCACCGGGACGCCCCCGCACGCCGGGGGACGTCCTTCCGCTGCCTGGGTTGCGGGCTGGACGTCTCGATGCGGGCGCCGGGAACCGCTCACCGGAATCACTGTCCGACGTGCCTGTGCAGTCGGCACGTCGACCGGGACGTTCCCGGTGACCGCGCGGCGGGGTGCGGGGGACGAATGGATCCGATCTCCATCTCGGTGCGCGGTGGCGGTGAATGGGTGATCATCCACCGCTGTAGCGCCTGCGGGGCGGTGGGGGCGAATCGGGTCGCCGGCGACGACAATCCGCTGTCCCTGGTCCGTCTCGCGGTGCGGCCCCTCTCCCATCTCGACCGGGTGCGCTAG
- a CDS encoding RNHCP domain-containing protein, producing MSHRGTSISHLSTFTCIRCGLVVSVAGPDAHPRSHCPTCLAGKHVKCGARTHPIAVAVLRGGDWMLVHRCTVCGRLEATPVSEDDNQLLLIRIAVKPLAQPPFPLEHLAQL from the coding sequence GTGTCCCACCGTGGCACGTCAATTTCACACCTGTCCACGTTCACCTGTATCCGCTGCGGACTCGTGGTGTCCGTGGCGGGTCCCGACGCGCACCCCCGGTCGCACTGCCCTACCTGTCTGGCCGGAAAGCACGTGAAGTGCGGTGCTCGAACGCATCCCATAGCGGTGGCCGTCCTGCGGGGCGGCGACTGGATGCTCGTGCACCGGTGCACGGTCTGTGGCCGCCTCGAAGCCACGCCCGTCTCGGAGGACGACAACCAACTGCTGTTGATCCGTATCGCGGTGAAACCGTTGGCGCAGCCGCCGTTCCCGCTCGAACATCTCGCGCAACTCTGA
- a CDS encoding TetR/AcrR family transcriptional regulator yields the protein MAVVGSVSGRGRPRDAGRHRAVLDATASLLVEVGYEALTLTAVARRAGVGRPLLYQWWGTKAALVQETLFRREPLSARAIPDDAPFVEVFTAMVRDMVALQLLPEYRRGMPGLIADMVADPDLQDAAERRFVGPVRARYVEVFGRAVESGEIRTGVDGGLVLDTLRGALTTLTLARADWDEDALVDYLVRLVVDGIRSS from the coding sequence GTGGCAGTGGTGGGGAGCGTTTCCGGGCGGGGCCGGCCCCGTGACGCGGGACGGCATCGCGCGGTGCTCGACGCAACGGCCTCGTTGCTGGTCGAGGTCGGGTACGAGGCGCTCACGCTGACCGCGGTCGCGCGCCGCGCCGGGGTCGGCCGGCCGCTGCTGTACCAGTGGTGGGGTACCAAGGCTGCCCTCGTGCAGGAGACGCTGTTCCGGCGGGAACCGTTGTCCGCGCGTGCGATTCCCGACGATGCACCGTTCGTCGAGGTCTTCACCGCGATGGTCCGGGACATGGTGGCACTCCAGCTGCTGCCCGAGTACCGACGCGGCATGCCGGGACTGATCGCCGACATGGTCGCGGATCCGGACCTGCAGGATGCCGCCGAGCGCCGGTTCGTCGGGCCGGTGCGTGCGCGTTACGTCGAGGTGTTCGGTCGGGCGGTCGAGTCCGGAGAGATTCGTACCGGCGTGGACGGGGGCCTGGTCCTGGACACGCTGCGTGGTGCGCTCACCACGCTCACGCTCGCGCGAGCCGACTGGGACGAGGACGCCCTCGTCGACTACCTCGTGCGATTGGTGGTCGACGGGATCCGTTCTTCCTGA
- a CDS encoding enoyl-CoA hydratase/isomerase family protein: MSLIEVARPSPDVTTLTLNRPERLNALSFALVEELHAALDDLERDNSCRVVILTGAGRGFCSGLDLQDPVRTAPTAAGLTGPAAGMRTQEYIASLAPRLQRLPQTVIAAINGPAFGGGLALAAACDFRIAAASARFGVQFVKIGISGCDIGISYTLPRLVGAGRATDLITTAREFDASEAERIGFVTRLVADSALLPAATELAATLLCHSPFALAMTKQVLVANAAASSIDAAVALENRTQILAGTGGEFAEATAAFAERRPPVWAQTGERA, encoded by the coding sequence ATGAGTTTGATCGAGGTCGCACGACCCTCACCGGACGTCACCACCCTGACGTTGAACCGACCCGAGCGGCTCAACGCCCTCAGCTTCGCCCTCGTCGAGGAGCTGCACGCCGCGCTGGACGACCTCGAGCGCGACAACTCGTGCCGGGTGGTGATCCTCACCGGTGCGGGCCGCGGCTTCTGTTCCGGACTCGATCTCCAGGATCCCGTGCGCACGGCGCCCACCGCCGCCGGCCTCACCGGCCCCGCGGCGGGCATGCGCACCCAGGAGTACATCGCGTCCCTGGCTCCGCGTCTGCAACGACTGCCGCAGACGGTGATCGCCGCGATCAACGGTCCCGCTTTCGGTGGTGGGCTGGCCCTGGCGGCGGCGTGCGACTTCCGAATCGCGGCGGCGTCCGCGCGGTTCGGGGTGCAGTTCGTCAAGATCGGAATCTCGGGCTGCGACATCGGAATCAGCTACACGCTGCCGCGACTGGTCGGGGCAGGCCGGGCCACCGACCTGATCACCACTGCGCGCGAGTTCGACGCCTCCGAGGCCGAGCGGATCGGGTTCGTGACCCGCCTCGTCGCCGATTCCGCACTGTTGCCGGCCGCGACCGAACTGGCCGCGACGCTGCTGTGTCACAGCCCGTTCGCGCTGGCGATGACCAAGCAGGTTCTCGTCGCCAACGCCGCCGCGAGCAGCATCGACGCGGCCGTCGCGCTCGAGAACCGCACCCAGATACTGGCCGGTACCGGAGGCGAGTTCGCCGAGGCCACTGCCGCTTTCGCCGAACGCAGACCGCCTGTGTGGGCGCAGACAGGAGAACGCGCATGA
- a CDS encoding SDR family NAD(P)-dependent oxidoreductase, with protein sequence MNREKLGRLFDLTGRTAVVTGGTRGIGLAIAEGFVAAGADVVVASRKPDACSAAAEHLRSLGGNAVGIPTHMGDLDDLGALADGAADEFGGIDILVNAAANPLTLPLGKFTPEAWGKSYDVNLRGPVFLTQAALPHLQASEHAAVINVISVGAFMFSPKVAMYAAGKNALLSYTRSMAAEFASHGIRVNALAPGSVDTHMVRNNPPEAIEAMRQMSLQQRIADPDEMVGPALLLASDAGSYITGQVIIADGGSVVH encoded by the coding sequence ATGAACCGTGAGAAGCTCGGCCGTCTCTTCGACCTCACCGGCCGGACCGCAGTCGTCACGGGCGGCACCCGCGGAATCGGATTGGCGATCGCGGAGGGATTCGTGGCCGCCGGCGCCGACGTGGTGGTGGCCAGTCGCAAACCGGACGCGTGTTCCGCTGCCGCCGAACACCTGCGGAGCCTCGGCGGCAACGCCGTCGGAATCCCCACGCACATGGGCGATCTCGACGACCTCGGCGCACTGGCCGATGGTGCCGCGGACGAATTCGGGGGTATCGACATTCTCGTCAACGCCGCCGCGAACCCGCTCACCCTGCCGCTGGGCAAGTTCACCCCGGAGGCGTGGGGCAAGTCCTACGACGTCAATCTGCGGGGTCCGGTGTTCCTCACCCAGGCCGCGCTGCCCCACCTCCAGGCGAGCGAGCACGCCGCGGTCATCAACGTGATCTCCGTCGGCGCCTTCATGTTCTCCCCCAAGGTCGCGATGTACGCCGCCGGCAAGAACGCCCTGCTGTCGTACACCCGCTCCATGGCCGCCGAGTTCGCCTCCCACGGCATCCGCGTCAACGCGCTCGCACCGGGCTCGGTCGACACCCACATGGTGCGCAACAACCCGCCGGAGGCGATCGAGGCGATGCGGCAGATGTCGTTGCAACAGCGCATCGCGGACCCGGACGAGATGGTCGGGCCGGCGCTGCTCCTCGCGTCGGACGCCGGTAGCTACATCACCGGACAGGTGATCATCGCCGACGGCGGGTCGGTGGTGCACTGA
- a CDS encoding SDR family NAD(P)-dependent oxidoreductase produces MARLDGKVAIVTGAAQGMGAATARLFVAEGARVALGDVLEDRGRALADELGDAAFFAPLDVSSEDSWAAFTARTLEEFDAIDILVNNAGVMHWAPIEDIDVAKTERLLDINVLGNLLGVKSVVPTMKTAGRGVIVNISSVDGLRGVNGLAAYTASKWAVRGLTKALAYELGPAGIRVCSVHPGGVDTTLGNPGGLRGDELQSKYVGVPLQRIGESEDIARATLFVASDEAAYISGAELAVDGGWSAGTYYPGLPGTPTALLP; encoded by the coding sequence ATGGCACGGCTCGACGGCAAGGTCGCGATCGTCACCGGAGCGGCGCAGGGCATGGGGGCGGCGACCGCCCGGCTGTTCGTCGCCGAGGGCGCACGCGTGGCCCTGGGCGACGTGCTCGAGGACAGGGGCCGCGCGCTCGCCGACGAGCTGGGTGACGCTGCCTTCTTCGCACCGCTCGACGTCAGCAGCGAGGACTCGTGGGCGGCGTTCACCGCGCGAACCCTCGAGGAGTTCGACGCCATCGACATCCTCGTCAACAACGCGGGCGTGATGCACTGGGCACCCATCGAGGACATCGACGTCGCGAAGACCGAGCGCCTGCTGGACATCAACGTCCTGGGCAACCTGCTCGGCGTGAAGTCCGTCGTGCCGACGATGAAGACGGCCGGTCGCGGGGTCATCGTCAACATCTCCTCCGTGGACGGTCTCCGTGGAGTCAACGGCCTGGCCGCGTACACGGCCAGCAAGTGGGCGGTGCGTGGTCTCACCAAGGCGCTGGCGTACGAACTCGGTCCGGCCGGCATCCGGGTGTGCTCGGTACATCCCGGCGGCGTCGACACCACACTCGGCAACCCCGGTGGGCTGCGCGGCGACGAACTGCAGAGCAAGTACGTCGGCGTCCCGCTGCAGCGGATCGGCGAATCGGAGGACATCGCCCGGGCGACGCTGTTCGTCGCGAGCGACGAGGCCGCCTACATCTCGGGCGCCGAGCTGGCCGTGGACGGCGGCTGGTCGGCGGGCACCTACTACCCCGGACTGCCCGGCACCCCCACAGCGCTGCTCCCCTGA
- a CDS encoding type 1 glutamine amidotransferase domain-containing protein, producing the protein MSDKRILVVVTSAGEYEKAGYRTGLWLGELTHFWDVAEEAGVAMTIASPAGGTVPLDPESLAADVLADHGTGTRYADREFMNLLDRSRPLSEMSADDFDAIYLTGGHGVMFDFPDDPNLARLLREFHEAGKVVSAVCHGPAGLLGATLSDGTRLIAGRDVTGFSWPEEEFARRADAVPFSLQEKLEEQGAVYSFTSEPFAPHVAEDGRLVTGQNPASARPVAEAVLRQLG; encoded by the coding sequence GTGAGTGACAAGAGGATTCTGGTCGTCGTCACCAGCGCCGGCGAGTACGAGAAGGCCGGGTATCGCACCGGGCTGTGGCTGGGCGAGCTGACCCATTTCTGGGACGTCGCGGAGGAGGCGGGCGTCGCCATGACGATCGCCAGTCCGGCCGGTGGGACCGTCCCTCTGGACCCGGAGAGCCTGGCCGCGGACGTCCTGGCCGATCACGGTACCGGAACGCGTTACGCCGATCGGGAATTCATGAATCTGCTCGATCGCTCCCGCCCACTGTCGGAGATGTCGGCCGATGACTTCGACGCCATCTATCTCACCGGCGGCCACGGCGTGATGTTCGATTTCCCGGACGACCCGAATCTGGCCCGGCTGCTGCGCGAGTTCCACGAGGCCGGGAAGGTCGTGTCGGCCGTCTGCCACGGCCCGGCCGGTCTGCTCGGCGCCACCCTGTCCGATGGCACACGCCTGATCGCGGGCCGTGACGTCACCGGATTCTCTTGGCCGGAGGAGGAATTCGCCCGACGGGCCGACGCGGTGCCGTTCAGTCTGCAGGAGAAGTTGGAGGAACAGGGCGCCGTCTACTCGTTCACGTCCGAACCCTTCGCCCCACACGTCGCCGAGGACGGCCGGCTCGTGACCGGGCAGAACCCGGCGAGTGCCCGGCCTGTGGCCGAGGCCGTCCTGCGGCAGCTCGGGTGA
- a CDS encoding LCP family protein: MDPARDDTTGAPRPGRRSRTRTALRIATATIAVGVLVVTGVGWAAHQELTSGFIRSGALDVLTGRARTSERGDTNILLIGLDSRKDMQGNDLPADFVTDELHAGDSDAGGYNTNTLILLHVPGDGSRATAAAIPRDDYVDVPGYGEHKIKEAYGMAKADADDRLEAQGVTDPAEREQRARDAGRRSTLATVRNLLRVPIDHFAEVNLVGFYDIAEALGPLEVCLNNPVDDPYSGAQFPAGRQTLDPSQALSFVRQRHGLAGGDLDRTRRQQAFLTAVIRNLGSTGVFGSVSKMRDLFDTVSQDVVVDDELDPVAFAMRARNLTRGELDFYTLPIEGYRTVDGEAVNIVDPDRLRAEVSRVFAGEGLLPTTTATAPRTTTTTPETTTSRSPAPSTARSTRSGSPTTTTTEETTIEETTEDTGEPLEAPPPEDPVAADDTGGIPCVD, translated from the coding sequence GTGGACCCCGCACGGGACGACACGACCGGCGCACCGCGACCGGGCCGCCGCAGCAGAACCCGCACGGCGCTGCGCATCGCGACGGCCACGATCGCGGTCGGGGTGCTGGTCGTGACCGGCGTGGGGTGGGCGGCCCACCAGGAACTGACCTCCGGATTCATCCGATCCGGGGCCCTGGACGTCCTGACCGGCAGGGCACGCACGTCGGAACGTGGTGACACGAACATTCTGCTGATCGGCCTCGACAGTCGAAAAGACATGCAGGGCAACGATCTGCCCGCCGATTTCGTCACCGACGAACTGCACGCCGGCGACAGCGACGCCGGTGGTTACAACACCAACACGCTGATCCTGCTGCACGTGCCGGGGGACGGCAGCCGTGCGACGGCCGCGGCGATTCCCCGCGACGACTACGTGGACGTTCCCGGCTACGGCGAGCACAAGATCAAAGAGGCGTACGGGATGGCGAAGGCGGACGCCGACGACCGACTCGAGGCGCAGGGCGTCACCGATCCGGCCGAGCGCGAGCAGCGTGCCCGCGACGCCGGCCGCCGCTCGACGTTGGCGACCGTCCGGAACCTGCTGCGCGTCCCGATCGACCATTTCGCGGAGGTCAACCTCGTGGGCTTCTACGACATCGCCGAGGCGCTGGGCCCGCTCGAGGTGTGCCTGAACAACCCGGTGGACGATCCGTACTCGGGCGCGCAGTTTCCGGCCGGACGGCAGACCCTCGACCCGTCCCAGGCACTGTCCTTCGTGCGGCAGCGGCACGGGCTCGCCGGCGGCGACCTCGACCGCACCCGCCGCCAGCAGGCGTTCCTCACCGCGGTCATCCGAAATCTCGGGTCGACGGGCGTCTTCGGCAGCGTGTCCAAGATGCGCGACCTGTTCGACACGGTCTCGCAGGACGTCGTGGTCGACGACGAGCTGGACCCGGTCGCGTTCGCGATGCGGGCGCGCAACCTCACCCGAGGGGAACTGGACTTCTACACGCTGCCGATCGAGGGTTACCGGACCGTCGACGGCGAGGCCGTGAACATCGTGGACCCGGACCGCCTCCGCGCCGAGGTGTCGCGGGTGTTCGCCGGCGAGGGGCTGCTGCCGACGACCACGGCCACCGCGCCGCGAACCACCACCACGACCCCCGAGACCACCACGTCCCGGTCCCCGGCCCCGTCCACCGCGCGATCCACCCGCTCGGGATCGCCCACCACCACGACCACCGAGGAGACGACCATCGAGGAGACCACCGAGGACACCGGTGAACCGCTCGAGGCGCCCCCGCCGGAGGACCCCGTCGCCGCCGACGACACGGGCGGTATCCCGTGCGTCGACTGA
- a CDS encoding MgtC/SapB family protein, which translates to MDSIWWGQATGQGWAQFVALGYALVLCSAIGLEREFRRKSAGIRTHAIVGLGAALFVQVSKYGFGDVLDPGRVELDPSRVAAQIVSGIGFIGAGIIFVRRDAVRGLTTAAAVWISAAVGAACGGGLPLTAAAVTAAYFVVVYLYPPLLRRLPGNRLRREPVRIRYIDGRGLLRQILRTATDLDYAVTHVDTSRSGRDGTVRLTMDLEGRGELTGLVDRLASIDGVVEVTAGRRDEVDETGGIDGFDE; encoded by the coding sequence GTGGACTCCATCTGGTGGGGGCAGGCGACCGGTCAGGGGTGGGCCCAGTTCGTCGCGCTCGGTTACGCACTGGTGCTGTGTTCCGCCATCGGTCTCGAACGCGAGTTTCGGCGCAAGAGTGCGGGCATTCGCACGCACGCGATCGTCGGCCTCGGTGCGGCGCTGTTCGTGCAGGTCAGCAAGTACGGGTTCGGGGACGTGCTCGACCCCGGGCGCGTCGAGCTCGATCCGTCCCGCGTCGCGGCACAGATCGTCTCGGGTATCGGATTCATCGGTGCAGGAATCATTTTCGTCCGGCGCGATGCGGTCCGTGGGCTGACGACCGCGGCCGCCGTCTGGATCAGCGCGGCGGTGGGTGCGGCGTGCGGCGGCGGCCTGCCCCTCACCGCCGCGGCGGTGACCGCCGCGTACTTCGTCGTCGTGTACCTGTATCCCCCACTGCTGCGCAGATTGCCCGGGAACCGGCTGCGTCGCGAACCGGTCCGGATCCGATACATCGACGGTCGCGGTCTGCTGCGACAGATCCTCCGCACGGCGACCGATCTGGACTACGCCGTCACGCACGTCGACACGAGCCGGTCCGGACGTGACGGGACGGTGCGCTTGACGATGGATCTCGAGGGGCGGGGCGAGCTGACCGGGCTGGTCGACCGCCTCGCGTCGATCGACGGGGTGGTGGAGGTGACCGCCGGCCGCCGGGACGAGGTGGACGAGACCGGCGGCATCGACGGTTTCGACGAGTGA
- a CDS encoding Rieske 2Fe-2S domain-containing protein, whose protein sequence is MTTMETENDEVRMIETGAAPTRFARGWHCVGLTRDLRDGKPHSVHAFGTKLVVFADSKGELQILDAYCRHMGGDLSQGEVKGDSVACPFHDWRWNGKGKCTDIPYARRVPPLARTRAWTTMEKDGLLFVWHDPEGNPPPAEVTIPEMTAPGEQWTDWVWKQITIDTNCREIIDNVVDMAHFFYVHYGFPIKFKNIFEGHIATQYYEGVGREDMARPSTDGQPASTGNSSVAAYYGPSFMIDELTYHYPDFDIDSILINCHYPIAPDKFVLMYGIKVKQTDAISGEKAQSLATAMAGYISIGFEQDVAIWKNKTRIENPLLCEEDGPVYQLRRWYEQFYVDVADITPDMTTRFEFEMDTTKPVAAWRREVAENMERRAAELTSST, encoded by the coding sequence ATGACGACGATGGAGACGGAGAACGACGAAGTTCGGATGATCGAGACCGGCGCGGCGCCGACTCGATTCGCGCGCGGTTGGCACTGTGTCGGACTGACGCGCGATCTGCGTGACGGCAAGCCGCACTCGGTGCACGCGTTCGGGACCAAGCTGGTCGTGTTCGCCGACAGCAAGGGCGAGCTGCAGATCCTGGACGCGTACTGCCGCCACATGGGCGGGGATCTGAGCCAGGGCGAGGTCAAGGGCGACTCGGTGGCGTGCCCGTTCCACGACTGGCGGTGGAACGGCAAGGGCAAGTGCACCGACATTCCCTACGCCCGGCGCGTGCCGCCGTTGGCGCGGACCCGCGCGTGGACGACGATGGAGAAGGACGGTCTGCTGTTCGTCTGGCACGACCCCGAGGGCAACCCGCCGCCGGCCGAGGTCACGATCCCGGAGATGACCGCGCCCGGTGAGCAGTGGACCGACTGGGTGTGGAAGCAGATCACCATCGACACCAACTGCCGCGAGATCATCGACAACGTCGTCGACATGGCGCACTTCTTCTACGTGCACTACGGCTTCCCGATCAAGTTCAAGAACATCTTCGAGGGCCACATCGCGACGCAGTACTACGAGGGTGTCGGCCGTGAGGACATGGCACGGCCGAGCACGGACGGCCAGCCGGCGTCGACGGGTAACAGCTCCGTCGCGGCGTACTACGGTCCGTCCTTCATGATCGACGAACTGACCTACCACTACCCGGACTTCGACATCGACTCGATCCTGATCAACTGCCACTACCCCATCGCGCCCGACAAGTTCGTGCTGATGTACGGCATCAAGGTCAAGCAGACCGACGCCATCAGCGGGGAGAAGGCGCAGTCCCTCGCGACCGCGATGGCCGGTTACATCTCGATCGGCTTCGAGCAGGACGTCGCGATCTGGAAGAACAAGACCCGGATCGAGAACCCGCTGCTCTGCGAGGAGGACGGCCCGGTCTACCAGCTGCGCCGCTGGTACGAGCAGTTCTACGTCGACGTCGCCGACATCACCCCGGACATGACGACGCGGTTCGAGTTCGAGATGGACACCACCAAGCCGGTCGCCGCGTGGCGCCGCGAGGTGGCCGAGAACATGGAGCGCCGGGCCGCCGAGCTCACGTCGTCGACGTAA
- a CDS encoding DUF2889 domain-containing protein: protein MSEHAPDPALHGSVRRPRPGARPARPHSSRRVSCLDLDRPDGMDGDLEVHGRARDFAVRGDGTAADGEIATLLATVDYHGGRTLTRIATTPHVPRLATLVGTSAIAGFRGRVGASGAVPRSAPLALLLDDLPLGTLISGHAVSAAREHGDGTVTAGTGYIPIADQCAGYAEDGALITTIAVRGRGPVAQGPEAPPLDDAFGWTPEPLAVHSMRRRRRIDRWIEDDAVHIAAMFRDTYCGIDGVETVIHEYELDVVADADGGTIRTATATPRVLPWSDCPGAVASAGDLVGMTLADVESRVRRELRGVRTCTHLNDLLRSIGD, encoded by the coding sequence ATGAGCGAGCACGCACCGGACCCGGCGCTGCACGGGTCGGTGCGCCGTCCGCGGCCGGGGGCCCGTCCCGCCCGCCCCCACTCGTCCCGGCGTGTCTCGTGCCTGGACCTCGACCGTCCCGACGGCATGGACGGCGACCTCGAGGTACACGGTAGGGCCCGGGACTTCGCGGTGCGCGGCGACGGGACCGCGGCGGACGGCGAAATCGCCACTCTCCTAGCGACGGTCGACTACCACGGCGGACGCACGCTCACCCGGATCGCCACCACGCCGCACGTGCCCCGGTTGGCCACGCTCGTGGGAACCTCCGCAATTGCGGGGTTCCGGGGACGTGTGGGCGCGAGCGGCGCGGTGCCGCGCTCGGCACCGCTCGCACTGCTGCTCGACGACCTCCCCCTCGGCACCCTCATCTCCGGGCACGCGGTGTCCGCGGCACGCGAGCACGGGGACGGAACCGTAACCGCCGGTACCGGATACATCCCGATCGCCGACCAGTGCGCGGGGTACGCGGAGGACGGCGCGCTGATCACCACCATCGCGGTGCGGGGGCGTGGACCCGTCGCACAGGGGCCGGAGGCCCCGCCGCTCGACGACGCGTTCGGGTGGACCCCGGAACCGCTCGCCGTCCACTCGATGCGCCGCCGTCGGCGCATCGACCGCTGGATCGAGGACGACGCCGTGCACATCGCCGCGATGTTCCGCGACACGTACTGCGGGATCGACGGCGTCGAGACCGTGATCCACGAGTACGAACTCGACGTCGTCGCCGACGCGGACGGCGGCACGATTCGCACGGCCACCGCGACCCCGCGCGTCCTACCGTGGTCGGACTGTCCCGGGGCGGTGGCCAGCGCCGGCGATCTGGTGGGCATGACGCTGGCCGACGTCGAGTCCCGGGTGCGCCGCGAACTGCGCGGGGTGCGCACCTGCACGCACCTCAACGATCTGCTGCGCAGTATCGGGGACTGA